The Elusimicrobiota bacterium DNA window CCTACCCGGGCCGGACCTTCCGCGGCACGGTCCGCGGCGTCGACCCCAACCTCTCGGCCGAGACGAGGACGCTCAAGGTCCGCATCGAGGTCCCCGACCGCGAGGGCGCGCTCAAGCTCGAGATGTTCGTCGACGCGGCGATCCGCGTCGAGCTGGGGCGCCGGCTCGCCCTGCCGGAGAGCGCGCTCCTCGACACCGGCGAGCGGAAGCTCGCCTTCGTCGATCTCGGCGACGGCCGCATCGAGCCCCGGGAGCTGCGCGTCGGGCAGAAGGCCGAGGGCTACTACGACCTCCTCTCCGGCATCTCCGAGGGCGAGAAAGCCGTCACGAGCGCGCAGTTCCTCATCGACTCCGAGTCGAAGCTGCGCTCGGCGGTCCTGACCAGGAGCAAGCCATGATCGAGCGGCTCATCGCCTGGTCGGCGCGCAACAAGTTCGTCGTGCTGGCCCTCGTCGCGGGGGCCCTGGGGGCGTCGTACGCGTGCGTCCGGAACTCCCCCCTCGACGCCATCCCGGACCTCTCGGACACCCAGGTCATCGTCTACTCGCGCTGGGACCGCTCCCCCGACGTCATCGAGGACCAGGTCACCTACCCCATCGTGAGCGCCCTGCTGGGCGCCCCGCGCGTGAAGGCCGTGCGGGGCTTCTCCGACTTCGGCTACTCCTTCGTCTACGTCGTGTTCCAGGACGGCACCGACCCGTACTGGGCGCGCAGCCGCGTCCTGGAGTACCTCAGCAAGATCCAGGCCGGGCTGCCGGAAGGCGTCCGCACGGAGCTCGGGCCCGACGCCACCGGGGTGGGCTGGGTCTACCAATACGCCCTCGTCGACAAGAGCGGCCGGCACACCCTGGCGGAGCTGCGCTCCTTCCAGGACTGGTCCCTGCGCTATCGCCTGCAGTCCGTGCCGGGCGTCGCCGAGGTGGCCTCGGTCGGCGGCTTCCAGAAGCAGTACCAGGTGAGCGTCGACCCCAACGCGCTCATCGCCTACGGCATCCCCCTGGCGAAGGTCGTCGAGGCCGTCCGGGACGGCAACGACGACGTCGGCGGCCGCCTCGTGGAGTTCTCGGGCAAGGAGTACATGGTCCGGGGCCGCGGCTACGCGAAGTCGGTGCAGGACATCGAGAACATCGTGGTGGGCGGAGGCAAGGGCGGCACGCCCATCCTGATCAAGAGCATCGCCCGGGTGGCCCTCGGTCCGGACCTCCGCCGCGGCGTGGCCGACCTCGACGGAGAGGGCGACGCGGTCGGCGGCATCGTCGTCATGCGCTACGGAGAGAACGCCCTCAACGTCATCGCCCGGGTGAAGGCACGGCTCGAGGAGGTCCGCTCCTCGTTCCCGGAGGGCGTCGAGCTCGTGACGACCTACGACCGCTCCGACCTGATCCACCGCGCCATCGCGACCCTCAAGGAGGAGCTCGTCCTCCAGCTCGTCATCGTCAGCCTCGTGATCCTCTTCTTCCTCTGGCACATCCCGAGCGCGCTCATCCCCATCATCACCATCCCCGTCGCGGTGTTCCTGACCTTCATCCCCATGTACCTCATGGGCCTGACCTCGAACATCATGTCCCTCTCAGGCATCGCCATCTCCATCGGCATCCTGGTGGACGGCGCCGTCGTCGAGGTCGAGAACGCCTACAAGAAGCTCCAGCTCTGGATCGAAGGCGGGCGCCGAGGGGACTTCCACGAGGTGCGCCTCAAGGCCCTGCAGGAGGTCGGCCCGGCGGTGTTCTTCTCGCTGCTCGTCATCGCCGTGGCCTTCATGCCGGTCTTCACGCTGGTCGACCAGGAAGGCCGTCTCTTCAAGCCGCTGGCCTACACCAAGAACCTGGCCATGGCCATCGCGGCCGTGCTGGCGGTCACCTTCGACCCGGCCGTGCGCATGCTCTTCTCCCGGATGCACGACTTCGACTTCAAGCCGTCCTGGCTGTGCAGGACGGCCAACGCGGTCGCGGTCGGGACGTACTATCCGGAGGAGCGGCACCCGGTGAGCGCCCGGCTCTTCAAGGTCTACGAGCCGGTCTGCCGCTGGGTCCTGCGTCGTCCACGGGAGACCCTCGGCGCCGCCCTGCTCGTCGTGCTGACGACGGTCCCGGTCTACTTCCTCCTGGGGTCCGAGTTCATGCCCCCCTTGAACGAGGGCACGATCCTCTACATGCCCACCACCCTGCCCGGCATCTCGGTCACCGAAGCCGGGAACCTGCTCCAGGTCCAGGACCGCATCCTCAAGAGCTTCCCCGAGGTGGAACGGGTCTTCGGCAAGGCGGGCCGCGCCGAGACCGCCACGGACCCGGCGCCGTTCTCGATGATGGAGACGACGGTCGTTCTGAAGCCGCACGAGCAGTGGCGCGAGAAGCGGCGCTGGTATTCGTGGATGCCGGGGTTCCTCAAGGGGCCGCTGCGCCGCGTATGGTACGACCGGCTCTCCTACGACGAGCTCATCGCGGAGATCGACGCGAAGATGCGCTTCCCCGGGGTCTCCAACGCCTGGACCATGCCCATCAAGGCGCGCATCGACATGCTCACCACCGGGGTGCGCACCCCCGTCGGCATCAAGGTCTTCGGGGCCGACCTCGGCGAGATCGAGCGCGTCGGCACCGAGGTGGAGGGTCTCCTGCGCGGACTCCCCGGCACCCGCAGCGTCTACGCGGAGCGCACGGCCGGCGGCTATTTCGTCGACTTCACGCTCAAGCGCGAGCAGCTCGCGCGCTACGGCCTCAGCGTCAAGGAGGCCGAGACGGCCATCCTGACGGCCATCGGAGGCGAGCCGGTCACGACGACGGTCGAGGGCCGCGAGCGCTACACCGTGAGCGTCCGCTACGCGCGAGAGCTGCGCGACGACCTCGACAAACTCAAGCGGGTGCTGGTCCCGACCATGAGCGGGGCCCACATCCCGCTGGCGGAGCTGGCCGACATCGGGCTCAAGCTCGGGCCCTCGATGATCCGCGACGAGAACGGGCTCCTGGCCGGCTACGTCTACGTGGACGTGGCGGACCGGGACATCGGCGGCTACGTGGCGGAAGCGAAGAAGAAGATCGCCGCCTCCCTCCACCTGCCCGCCGGCTACTCCCTGCAGTGGAGCGGCCAGTACGAGAACATGGCGAGGGTCCAGGAGCGCCTCAAGCTCGTCATCCCGCTGACGCTGTTCCTCATCGTCTTCCTTCTGCA harbors:
- a CDS encoding CusA/CzcA family heavy metal efflux RND transporter; protein product: MIERLIAWSARNKFVVLALVAGALGASYACVRNSPLDAIPDLSDTQVIVYSRWDRSPDVIEDQVTYPIVSALLGAPRVKAVRGFSDFGYSFVYVVFQDGTDPYWARSRVLEYLSKIQAGLPEGVRTELGPDATGVGWVYQYALVDKSGRHTLAELRSFQDWSLRYRLQSVPGVAEVASVGGFQKQYQVSVDPNALIAYGIPLAKVVEAVRDGNDDVGGRLVEFSGKEYMVRGRGYAKSVQDIENIVVGGGKGGTPILIKSIARVALGPDLRRGVADLDGEGDAVGGIVVMRYGENALNVIARVKARLEEVRSSFPEGVELVTTYDRSDLIHRAIATLKEELVLQLVIVSLVILFFLWHIPSALIPIITIPVAVFLTFIPMYLMGLTSNIMSLSGIAISIGILVDGAVVEVENAYKKLQLWIEGGRRGDFHEVRLKALQEVGPAVFFSLLVIAVAFMPVFTLVDQEGRLFKPLAYTKNLAMAIAAVLAVTFDPAVRMLFSRMHDFDFKPSWLCRTANAVAVGTYYPEERHPVSARLFKVYEPVCRWVLRRPRETLGAALLVVLTTVPVYFLLGSEFMPPLNEGTILYMPTTLPGISVTEAGNLLQVQDRILKSFPEVERVFGKAGRAETATDPAPFSMMETTVVLKPHEQWREKRRWYSWMPGFLKGPLRRVWYDRLSYDELIAEIDAKMRFPGVSNAWTMPIKARIDMLTTGVRTPVGIKVFGADLGEIERVGTEVEGLLRGLPGTRSVYAERTAGGYFVDFTLKREQLARYGLSVKEAETAILTAIGGEPVTTTVEGRERYTVSVRYARELRDDLDKLKRVLVPTMSGAHIPLAELADIGLKLGPSMIRDENGLLAGYVYVDVADRDIGGYVAEAKKKIAASLHLPAGYSLQWSGQYENMARVQERLKLVIPLTLFLIVFLLHLNTGSWAKTGIVMLAVPFSLVGAVWFLWLLDYNVSIAVWVGMIALMGLDAETGVFMLLYLDLAHADAVQAGRMRNEEDLTEAVVHGAVKRVRPKLMTVACAFMGLVPIMWSLGTGADLMKRIAAPMVGGLLTSFLLELLVYPPVFYLWKRRGLRPQG